A genome region from Strigops habroptila isolate Jane chromosome 12, bStrHab1.2.pri, whole genome shotgun sequence includes the following:
- the MYOM3 gene encoding myomesin-3, with product MREPGTNEIELGVDEEGFIYMAFEAPEKNDSSEFVWTKDYEGPPDADRVRMEEKGNKSKLILKEPSEKDLGVYSVEVTDVDDDISASCTLTKEDLDKLLKRSHEIRNPLIKLISGWNIDVLEKGEVRLWLEVEKLSPNAELHLIFNDKELKSTPTHKINFVKEKGLVELIIQNFCDDDKGMYTAQLQDGKAKNQFTLALVDECFAKVAEEADAKRRQWKKKQDTRHRGHPPLDGSISTGNPGERRNPLERHRLSFTGPHFIEDLKWKVTESCEVLLTCKAANLSKDTSFQWFFNKKARAGGTFDPQTGIGTLCIKKITKADEGQYKAVVSDNRGEDYTQLDLTKGAFEDLLKELCRISALSATPLKIQPTAEGIKIYTNVKYYTDYMKTTWYHKEKQLESRDRLKAGSTMNQVWLHILNPTDADKGKYTLELFDGNKSHKLSTDLSGQAFDDALAEHKRLKEAAVAEKCRARVVQGLPDVATIMEDKTLCLTCCVSGDPYPEITWFKNEKVIVFKDRYKMDVKGAVVTITIEKVCNEDTGKYSIYVKNKYGSETGQVTISVYKHGEIPIGMEEKEITGGIVTKKPK from the exons ATGCGAGAACCAG GCACAAATGAAATTGAACTTGGAGTTGACGAGGAGGGTTTCATTTATATGGCATTTGAAGCTCCTGAAAAGAATGACTCCTCTGAATTTGTCTGGACAAAGGACTATGAAGGACCACCAGATGCTGACAGGGTTCGGATGGAAGAGAAAGGCAATAA aTCTAAGCTTATACTGAAAGAGCCATCAGAAAAGGATCTGGGCGTGTATTCCGTGGAGGTCACGGATGTGGATGATGATATCTCGGCCAGCTGCACTTTAACGAAAGAAG atCTGGACAAGTTGTTGAAACGCAGCCATGAAATCAGGAACCCAC tgATCAAGCTGATATCTGGATGGAACATCGATGttctggagaaaggagaagtgCGGCTGTGGCTGGAGGTTGAAAAGCTGTCGCCAAATGCAGAGCTGCATTTAATCTTCAATGACAAGGAGCTCAAAAGTACTCCG ACACATAAAATCAACTTTGTCAAAGAGAAAGGTCTCGTAGAACTGATAATCCAGAACTTCTGTGATGATGATAAAGGGATGTACACAGCCCAGCTGCAAGAtggaaaagctaaaaatcaaTTCACCCTTGCTCTTGTGGATGAAT GTTTTGCTAAAGTTGCAGAGGAGGCTGATGCAAAACGACGacaatggaagaaaaagcagg ACACACGGCACCGCGGGCACCCACCGCTAGATGGGAGCATCTCCACAGGCAACCCTGGGGAGCGGCGAAATCCACTGGAAAGACATCGCCTTTCTTTTACAGGCCCGCATTTCATCGAGGACTTGAAATGGAAGGTTACCGAGAGCTGCGAAGTACTCCTGACGTGCAAG GCAGCAAACCTGAGCAAGGACACCAGCTTCCAGTGGTTCTTCAATAAGAAAGCACGGGCAGGTGGCACGTTTGATCCGCAGACTGGGATAGGAACACTTTGtattaaaaag ATAACCAAAGCAGATGAGGGCCAATACAAAGCAGTTGTTTCAGATAACCGAGGAGAGGACTACACCCAACTTGATCTCACAAAAGGAG CATTTGAAGACCTTCTCAAGGAGCTGTGCAGGATCAGTG CTCTTTCTGCTACACCTCTCAAGATTCAGCCTACTGCAGAAGGCATCAAAATCTACACAAATGTGAAGTACTACACAGACTACATGAAAACAACCTGGTATCACAA GGAGAAACAACTGGAAAGCCGTGACAGGCTGAAAGCTGGGAGCACAATGAATCAGGTCTGGCTTCACATACTGAACCCTACAGATGCAGATAAGGGAAAATACACCCTGGAGTTATTTGACGGGAACAAATCTCACAAACTGTCAACTGACTTGTCTGGACAAG CCTTTGACGACGCCCTGGCTGAGCACAAAAGGCTAAA GGaagcagcagtagcagaaaagt GTCGTGCCAGAGTTGTTCAAGGTCTGCCAGATGTTGCCACTATCATGGAGGACAAG ACCCTGTGTTTAACTTGCTGTGTATCTGGAGATCCTTACCCAGAAATCACTTGGTTCAAAAACGAGAAAGTGATTGTCTTCAAAGATCGCTACAAAATGGATGTGAAGGGGGCAGTTGTCACAATTACCATCGAGAAAGTCTGCAATGAAGACACAGGAAAATACAGCATCTACGTCAAGAATAAGTATGGTTCTGAAACAGGGCAGGTTACTATCAGTGTTTATAAGCATGGAGAGATACCAATAGggatggaagaaaaggaaatcacagGTGGGATTGTCACGAAAAAGCCTAAATGA